From the Streptomyces sp. Sge12 genome, the window CAGCAGGCCGAGGAAGAGGGCGGCGGCGAGCCAGGCGAAGACGGTCAGGCCGGTGTGGTGGGCCAGGCCGGCGGCGCCCGTGACGCAGGTGCCGACGGGGAAGGTCAGGGCCCACCAGGTCATCGCGAAGCCCATGCCGCCCCGGGCCGCCCGGACCAGCATGGCTACGGCCAGAGCCAGCCACAGCAGGGCGAAGCCCATTACGGGGACCCCGTAGACCACGGCGAAAGCCCCCAGGGCGCCCGCGTACGCGCCGTCGATCGACTGGGGGGCGACATCGGCGAGCTGGTTGACGGCGGTGGTCGACTGGCCGAGGGGGCCGAGGACCAGGAACAGGGTGGGGGTCAGGGCCAGGGGGAGGGGACCGCGCACGATCAGCCGCCCGAGGATCAGGGGGAGCATCAGCAGGGTCGCGAGCAGGCTGATGCCGAACATGGCGTAGCAGGCCAGCAGCAGGGTCTCGCGGGGCTGACCGGCGGGCAGGTGGGGTATCAGCAGCGGTCCCAGTGCGGCGGAGACCATGGGCGCGACCAGCGGGAGCAGCCAGACGGGAGTGGCCTGCCCCGGCTCCACCTTGTGCCGTACGACCATCAGGTAGGGCACGGCCACGGCCATGGCCAGGCCGATCGCGGTACCGGCGGTGAACAGCACGGCGTCCACGGCGACCGCGGCGCCGGTCCCGATCAGGTCCTTGCCGACGATGAGGGTGCCGCCGCCGACGGCGAGCAGTGCCATCGAGAGGCACCCGTAGAACGGGGCGACGGCCGGGTCCAGGAGGTGGGCGCGGGCCTGGTCGCGGTGGTGGAGCCAGTGCCCGGCGCGGGCCGTGAGCAGCACGGCGAGGACGGCGGCGGACAGCGCCCAGACGAGCTGGCAGGCCACGCGCTGGCCGGGGAGCTGGTACGGGAGGCTCGCGCCGGCGTTGGCGACGATCGCCGTGCCCATGACGCAGGCGTACCAGTTGGGGCCGAGGTGCCGCAGGGCGGGAGCCTTGTGGGCCCGGACCGCGGGGGTGAGGTGGGTGCGGGGTCGCACGAGGGTGGTGGCCATGGACCCAGCCTCGCGCCGGGGAGGGCGGGGCGGCAGAGGCCATCTCCCTATGAGGTCATAAACTGCTGTTATGGGTAATGAGGAGTGGGTTCCGCTGGCGCACCGGGTGCCGGACCTGGGCGCGCTGGAGCTGCTGCTCGCGGTCGCGCGGGTCGGCAGCCTGAGCGGCGCGGCCCGGCGGCTGGGCATCACCCAGCCCGCGGCGAGCAGCCGGATCCGGACGATGGAGGCCCGGCTCGGCGTGGCCCTGGTGGACCGCTCCCCGCGCGGCTCGACGCTGACCGCCGAGGGGGCGCTCGTCACGGACTGGGCCCGGCGGGTGGTGGAGGCGGCGGAGGCCTTCGACGCGGGGGCGCAGGCGCTGCGCGGCCGGCGGGACTCGCGGCTGCGGGTGGCCGCCAGCATGACCATCGCGGAGTACCTGCTGCCGGGCTGGCTGATCGCCCTGCGCGGGCAGCGGCCTGACACTGCGGTGTCCCTGCACGCCGGGAACTCGGCGGTGGTCGCCGAACGGGTCCTCGCGCACGAGGCGGACCTCGGCTTCGTGGAGGGGCTGACCGTCCCCGAGGGACTGGACTCGGCGGTGATCGCCCAGGACCGCCTGGTGGTGGCGGTGGCCCCGGGCCACCCGTGGGCGCGCCGGGCCAAGGGGGTGGCGGCGGCGGAACTGGCCTCCACCCCGCTGATCCTGCGCGAGCGGGGCTCCGGGACGCGGCAGGTCCTGGACGCGGCGCTGGCCCCGGTCGGCGGAGTGGCGGTACCCCTGCTGGAACTGGCGTCGACCACCGCGGTGAAGGCGGCGGCGCTGAGCGGGGCGGG encodes:
- a CDS encoding TDT family transporter; protein product: MATTLVRPRTHLTPAVRAHKAPALRHLGPNWYACVMGTAIVANAGASLPYQLPGQRVACQLVWALSAAVLAVLLTARAGHWLHHRDQARAHLLDPAVAPFYGCLSMALLAVGGGTLIVGKDLIGTGAAVAVDAVLFTAGTAIGLAMAVAVPYLMVVRHKVEPGQATPVWLLPLVAPMVSAALGPLLIPHLPAGQPRETLLLACYAMFGISLLATLLMLPLILGRLIVRGPLPLALTPTLFLVLGPLGQSTTAVNQLADVAPQSIDGAYAGALGAFAVVYGVPVMGFALLWLALAVAMLVRAARGGMGFAMTWWALTFPVGTCVTGAAGLAHHTGLTVFAWLAAALFLGLLTAWLLAATHTLRGLFTGALLPR
- a CDS encoding LysR family transcriptional regulator; translated protein: MGNEEWVPLAHRVPDLGALELLLAVARVGSLSGAARRLGITQPAASSRIRTMEARLGVALVDRSPRGSTLTAEGALVTDWARRVVEAAEAFDAGAQALRGRRDSRLRVAASMTIAEYLLPGWLIALRGQRPDTAVSLHAGNSAVVAERVLAHEADLGFVEGLTVPEGLDSAVIAQDRLVVAVAPGHPWARRAKGVAAAELASTPLILRERGSGTRQVLDAALAPVGGVAVPLLELASTTAVKAAALSGAGPCVLSELAVGDELGARRLVEVPVAGAALDRALRAVWPTGSRPQGPARDLLSLTHRRI